A genomic segment from Necator americanus strain Aroian chromosome III, whole genome shotgun sequence encodes:
- a CDS encoding hypothetical protein (NECATOR_CHRIII.G12628.T1), producing MANSNCPSPVFSDLVVEKKYDYYYDVPFLLMEKVVDKVDERLIKLLAMKRRAVNTLQELNSLIVKSPLPRLTKLSSTTTETETLLNSWTINSTDIDKLKQMSKSLKDEFLALITYIKRDKTQISAELDSYRTLINETIADVVHETGRFKVAAKDVQQANDITKQTINYMLLPLLVPVLQIIFALAAIITLIMRYNIKSGNNDDKLFGDTLFNLAGHGSIIIIAVLFLLLASFFAAAYVSMYLCKGFTKNSDFNDTHPPAVHSNLSVDLIGVIQECQKNSSIVSATKIEQIWSYDIPRLDELVGKIGVSLGKCEVENDIQSFATKVQNSLNDFQDSVKGMDKTHWNRLRKGEQIRKVFVKAEKELHNFLTELNASAKSLGPLLTTASRKKLYETIIEIVSFLKVNEYATMEQSTARSPQCKPIVVVWTVMGSSYCSYVTPPVQGLWPTCG from the exons ATGGCCAACTCTA ACTGCCCTTCTCCGGTATTCTCAGATTTAGTTGTGGAAAAGAAGTATGATTATTATTACGACGTCCCCTTTCTTTTGATGGAGAAAGTGGTTGATAAGGTTGATGAACGTCTTATAAAG cTGCTTGCAATGAAACGAAGAGCAGTAAACACCCTCCAAGAACTAAACAGTCTCATAGTAAAATCACCACTCCCGAGGCTAACTAAACTCTCCTCAACAACTACGGAAACG GAAACATTGCTAAACAGCTGGACAATAAACAGTACTGATATTGACAAACTAAAACAAATGTCAAAGTCATTGAAGGATGAG tttttggcCCTAATCACCTACATAAAGAGAGACAAAACTCAAATTAGCGCAGAATTAGATTCCTATCGAACTCTTattaatgag ACCATTGCCGACGTCGTACACGAAACTGGACGTTTCAAAGTTGCGGCTAAGGACGTACAACAAGCAAAT GATATCACGAAACAAACTATCAATTACATGTTGTTGCCTTTGTTAGTACCCGTTCTTCAGATTATTTTTGCGTTAGCTGCGATTATAACTTTGATAATGAG GTATAATATCAAGTCTGGTAATAATGATGATAAGTTGTTTGGTGATACTTTGTTTAATCTTGCTGGTCATGGATCAATTATCATCATAGCTGTTTTGTTTCTCCTCCTTGC GAGTTTTTTCGCCGCAGCTTACGTTTCTATGTACCTGTGTAAGGGATTCACCAAGAACAGCGATTTTAACGACACCCATCCTCCAGCAGTTCATTCGAATCTCAGTGTGGACCTTAT AGGTGTAATCCAAGAATGTCAGAAAAATAGTTCAATAGTGAGTGCTAcgaaaatagaacaaatatgGAGTTACGACATTCCCAGG CTAGATGAGTTAGTGGGGAAGATAGGAGTGTCCTTGGGAAAGTGTGAAGTAGAAAATGACATACAATCCTTTGCAACCAAAGTGCAG AATTCTCTCAATGATTTCCAAGATTCTGTGAAAGGGATGGACAAAACCCATTGGAATAGACTTCGAAAAG GTGAACAAATTCGGAAGGTCTTTGTCAAAGCAGAAAAGGAATTGCATAATTTTCTCACTGAACTTAATGCCTCTGCAAAATCG TTGGGACCTCTGCTGACAACAGCCTCAAGAAAAAAGCTCTATGAGACCATTATCGAAATTGTTTCATTCTTGAAAGTGAATGAATACGCTACAATG GAGCAATCCACCGCTCGTTCGCCGCAATGTAAAccgattgttgttgtttggaCTGTGATGGGCTCATCATATTGCAGTTATGTCACTCCTCCTGTGCAAGGATTATGGCCAACCTGTGGTTAG